A single Sporosarcina sp. FSL W8-0480 DNA region contains:
- a CDS encoding ABC transporter permease, giving the protein MKKFIVVRVVNIIMTLVVIATATFFLMKLLPGSPFDEEKLAGLSEEARIEFYARYGLDKPVILQYGIYMGNLVKGDLGTSFYFKGQKVESLIKGRIGPSALLGLQAVILGMSIGLILGMIAAFRHNTAWDYFTMFIAVIGVSIPNFVFAALLQYYIGLKWGILPVAFWENYSSSVLPTIALTMMVIALIARFTRNEMLEVLQQDYILTAKSKGLSKWRVIFNHTLRNSLIPIITILGPITVSLLTGSLVIENIFGIPGIGSLFVDSIKVNDYTTIMGLTLFYSAFYILTILVVDLLYGIIDPRIRLTESKG; this is encoded by the coding sequence ATGAAGAAATTCATTGTCGTCAGAGTCGTTAATATCATCATGACACTTGTCGTTATTGCGACAGCTACATTTTTTTTGATGAAACTGTTGCCGGGATCGCCATTTGATGAAGAAAAGCTGGCCGGTCTTTCGGAAGAGGCAAGGATTGAATTCTATGCCAGATATGGACTTGATAAGCCAGTGATCCTGCAATACGGAATCTATATGGGGAACTTGGTGAAAGGCGACTTGGGAACGTCCTTTTACTTCAAAGGGCAAAAGGTTGAATCGCTCATCAAAGGTAGAATCGGGCCATCTGCATTACTTGGCTTGCAGGCAGTCATTTTAGGAATGTCTATCGGTCTCATTTTAGGGATGATTGCAGCATTCAGACATAATACGGCTTGGGATTACTTCACGATGTTCATTGCCGTAATTGGTGTTTCGATACCGAACTTCGTCTTTGCTGCATTGCTGCAATATTATATTGGGTTGAAATGGGGAATCCTCCCCGTTGCTTTCTGGGAGAACTATAGCAGTTCGGTGTTGCCGACTATCGCTCTAACGATGATGGTCATTGCCCTTATCGCACGATTCACGCGGAACGAAATGCTTGAAGTACTCCAGCAAGACTATATTTTGACCGCAAAATCAAAAGGACTTTCAAAATGGAGAGTCATTTTCAACCACACACTTAGAAATTCACTCATCCCAATCATTACAATATTGGGTCCAATCACCGTTAGCTTGCTCACGGGATCTTTAGTTATTGAAAATATTTTCGGTATACCAGGGATCGGAAGCTTGTTCGTTGACTCGATCAAGGTGAATGATTACACGACAATAATGGGATTGACGTTATTTTACAGTGCGTTTTATATCCTTACCATTTTAGTCGTCGATTTATTATATGGAATCATTGATCCGCGAATACGTCTGACAGAGTCGAAGGGGTGA
- a CDS encoding dipeptide ABC transporter ATP-binding protein, whose amino-acid sequence MKPLLEVKDLHVSFHTQAGVVKAVRGVDFTINKGETLAIVGESGSGKSVTSKAIMKLLPDKVATYDGGQVLFDGQNLLEASERRMEVVRGSEIAMVFQDPMTALNPTMTIGKQVAESVMKHQKLSKKEAQKRAVEILELVGIPEPATRVNQYPHQFSGGMRQRVVIAIAIACNPRLLIADEPTTALDVTIQAQILDLLKDIQKRMGTAIILITHDLGVVANMADKVAVMYAGKIVEEGTVNEVFYESQHPYTWGLLKSIPDLDAEEVLYSIPGSPPDLLHPPVGDAFAVRNEFALAIDYKTQPPMFKVSDSHYAATWLLHPKAPDLSSVIQVKERERIAVAKKRKSKIADSSPIIQVKDLQKHFHLSGNKHLRAVDGVSFDINKGETLGLVGESGCGKSTTGRTIIRLYEPSGGEVYFNGEPIHGQLKKGQENRMKQKIQMIFQDPYASLDPRKKVLDSVAEGIDIHRLTASPKDRKDIVQNLLEVVGLNKEFMNRYPHEFSGGQRQRVGIARALAVNPEVIIADEPISALDVSIQAQVVNLLKDLQYEKNLTYLFIAHDISMVKYISDRIGVMYLGNLVELAPTKAISENPLHPYTQALMSAVPVPDPMEERGRERIVLTGDLPNPMNPPTGCRFRTRCPYAMEKCKETPIWKEAEENHWVACHLID is encoded by the coding sequence ATGAAGCCATTACTGGAAGTGAAAGATTTACATGTATCGTTCCATACCCAGGCGGGAGTTGTCAAAGCCGTCAGGGGTGTCGATTTTACGATAAATAAAGGTGAGACATTGGCTATTGTAGGGGAGTCGGGATCGGGCAAATCGGTCACATCCAAAGCAATCATGAAACTTTTGCCCGACAAAGTCGCTACATATGATGGCGGACAGGTCCTTTTCGACGGTCAAAACCTGCTTGAAGCTTCAGAGCGGCGAATGGAGGTTGTCCGCGGCTCGGAAATCGCCATGGTGTTCCAAGATCCGATGACGGCGCTGAATCCTACGATGACAATCGGAAAGCAAGTCGCAGAAAGTGTCATGAAACACCAAAAGTTATCGAAAAAAGAGGCGCAGAAACGTGCCGTTGAAATATTGGAACTTGTTGGCATACCGGAGCCTGCCACCCGCGTGAATCAGTACCCTCATCAGTTTTCGGGAGGGATGAGGCAGCGCGTCGTCATCGCAATCGCTATTGCCTGCAATCCGAGGCTTCTCATTGCGGATGAACCGACAACGGCCTTGGACGTAACGATTCAGGCGCAGATTTTAGATTTATTGAAAGACATCCAGAAACGGATGGGCACGGCGATCATCCTAATTACCCATGATTTAGGCGTCGTTGCTAATATGGCGGATAAAGTCGCGGTCATGTATGCAGGTAAAATCGTTGAAGAGGGGACAGTCAATGAAGTCTTCTATGAATCGCAGCACCCTTATACGTGGGGTCTGTTGAAATCGATTCCCGACCTGGATGCCGAAGAGGTGCTGTACTCAATCCCGGGCTCACCTCCGGATTTATTGCACCCGCCTGTCGGGGACGCATTTGCTGTGCGGAATGAATTTGCATTGGCGATTGATTATAAAACCCAGCCGCCGATGTTCAAAGTGTCCGACAGCCATTATGCCGCAACTTGGCTGCTGCACCCAAAAGCGCCCGATCTCTCGTCGGTTATTCAAGTTAAGGAAAGGGAAAGGATCGCAGTCGCGAAAAAGAGGAAAAGTAAGATTGCAGATTCATCCCCGATAATCCAAGTAAAAGACCTGCAGAAGCATTTTCATTTATCCGGGAACAAGCACTTGCGCGCAGTCGACGGCGTTTCTTTCGATATAAATAAAGGGGAAACGCTCGGTCTTGTTGGAGAGTCTGGATGCGGGAAGTCGACGACCGGCAGGACGATCATCCGTTTATATGAACCTTCTGGTGGAGAAGTCTACTTCAACGGGGAGCCCATTCACGGCCAGTTGAAGAAGGGGCAGGAAAATCGGATGAAACAAAAGATCCAAATGATTTTCCAAGACCCGTACGCTTCACTTGACCCACGGAAAAAAGTTCTCGATTCTGTCGCGGAGGGCATCGATATCCATCGACTAACAGCCAGTCCGAAAGACAGGAAGGATATTGTACAAAACCTGCTTGAAGTCGTCGGACTAAATAAGGAGTTCATGAATAGGTATCCGCATGAATTTTCAGGGGGTCAAAGGCAACGGGTTGGCATCGCACGCGCCTTGGCGGTGAACCCCGAAGTGATCATTGCGGATGAGCCGATATCCGCACTCGATGTGTCGATTCAGGCCCAAGTCGTAAATTTGCTGAAGGACTTGCAGTATGAGAAGAATTTAACGTATTTATTTATCGCGCATGATATTTCGATGGTGAAATATATAAGCGATCGCATCGGTGTCATGTATTTAGGGAATCTTGTTGAGCTTGCCCCAACGAAAGCGATCAGCGAAAATCCCCTTCATCCGTATACGCAGGCGCTAATGTCGGCTGTGCCTGTACCGGATCCAATGGAAGAACGGGGCAGGGAACGTATCGTTTTGACGGGGGATCTTCCGAATCCGATGAACCCGCCGACCGGATGCCGTTTTCGGACGCGCTGTCCATATGCAATGGAAAAATGTAAGGAGACTCCGATTTGGAAAGAAGCTGAAGAGAATCATTGGGTTGCTTGTCATCTCATCGATTGA
- a CDS encoding ABC transporter ATP-binding protein → MINLQNVTYAYQKKKVLDDINLHIEINERCALVGRNGAGKSTMIKTMLGLQPMQKGTISLGGISNKKQGWKKIVSYLPEKFHLYPHLTGEENIRFFASLDAKKIDEERIIEMLKMVSLYESRGEQITGYSKGMLQRLGLAVILYYDSDIIILDEPTSGLDPMGRKEILQIIKSLENKTILMASHHLSEIEKVCTHVAYLENGKVTKYTIEEFIRVQMKEEYA, encoded by the coding sequence ATGATTAACTTACAAAATGTAACATACGCCTATCAGAAGAAGAAAGTGCTTGATGATATCAATCTGCATATCGAGATAAATGAAAGATGTGCATTGGTCGGGCGAAACGGTGCAGGTAAATCTACGATGATCAAAACAATGTTAGGCTTGCAGCCAATGCAAAAAGGGACCATTTCTCTTGGCGGTATCTCGAATAAAAAACAAGGTTGGAAAAAGATTGTTTCGTATTTACCGGAAAAATTCCATTTGTATCCACATTTGACAGGTGAAGAAAATATTCGTTTTTTCGCTTCACTTGATGCTAAAAAAATTGATGAAGAGCGCATTATTGAAATGTTGAAGATGGTGTCTTTATATGAATCCCGCGGGGAGCAGATCACGGGGTATTCGAAAGGCATGCTGCAACGATTGGGCCTTGCGGTAATCCTTTACTATGATTCAGATATCATCATCTTGGATGAGCCGACGAGCGGCCTTGACCCAATGGGACGTAAGGAAATTCTGCAAATCATAAAGTCATTGGAGAATAAAACGATTCTGATGGCTTCCCATCATTTATCCGAAATTGAAAAGGTTTGTACGCATGTCGCTTATTTGGAGAATGGTAAGGTGACAAAATATACTATCGAGGAATTTATCCGAGTTCAGATGAAGGAGGAATACGCATGA
- a CDS encoding asparaginase, translating to MSELLVTVERGPLVESLHRGDIAIVNARGEVISSIGDIEKVIFARSSMKPLQSIPIIETGAADHFQFDDGDLALACASHNGEKQHTKRAELILSRLDLEVANLKCGTHPPMLQETYEELIKSGGDSTPIHNNCSGKHSGMLTTAKYMNESLDDYYKIEHPVQQRILSVISELTDVLVEDIQIGTDGCGVPVHGIPLRNLALGFARMADPSGLIESRQQSIGRVTAAMMNAPEMVGGTSRFCTDFMKHMGRKMFGKSGAEGVYCVGVPKAGIGIAVKIEDGNSRATNAVIMEILSQMNLIDEQEAKALERYHFPALLNVRKEKVGVLKPVFSIYQKV from the coding sequence ATGTCTGAGCTACTTGTAACGGTAGAGAGGGGCCCATTGGTAGAAAGTTTACATAGAGGTGACATCGCAATTGTCAATGCAAGAGGGGAAGTCATTTCGTCAATAGGAGATATTGAAAAGGTAATATTTGCTCGTTCGTCGATGAAACCGTTACAAAGCATTCCAATTATCGAAACGGGTGCAGCCGATCATTTTCAATTCGACGATGGAGATTTGGCATTGGCCTGCGCTTCCCATAACGGTGAAAAGCAACATACAAAAAGGGCCGAATTGATTCTAAGCCGATTGGATTTGGAAGTGGCCAATTTAAAATGTGGTACACATCCTCCGATGTTGCAGGAGACTTATGAAGAACTGATTAAAAGTGGCGGTGATAGTACACCGATCCATAATAACTGTTCCGGAAAACATAGCGGAATGTTGACGACGGCGAAATATATGAATGAATCGTTGGATGATTATTATAAAATCGAACATCCAGTTCAACAGAGAATCCTATCCGTCATTAGCGAGTTGACGGATGTACTTGTGGAGGATATCCAAATCGGAACAGACGGATGCGGCGTCCCAGTACATGGGATTCCGTTGCGGAATTTGGCACTCGGGTTTGCAAGGATGGCTGATCCGAGCGGATTAATAGAATCACGGCAACAATCAATCGGCCGGGTAACGGCAGCGATGATGAATGCGCCGGAAATGGTTGGCGGTACCTCACGCTTCTGCACTGATTTCATGAAGCATATGGGTCGAAAGATGTTCGGCAAATCCGGTGCGGAAGGGGTTTATTGTGTAGGGGTGCCAAAAGCGGGCATTGGGATCGCCGTCAAGATTGAGGATGGCAATAGCCGTGCGACAAACGCCGTCATCATGGAAATCCTTAGCCAGATGAACTTGATTGATGAGCAGGAAGCAAAAGCTCTTGAGCGTTATCATTTCCCTGCCCTGTTGAATGTGCGGAAAGAGAAGGTGGGTGTGTTGAAGCCCGTGTTTTCGATTTACCAAAAGGTATAA
- a CDS encoding alpha/beta hydrolase — MFIGLVVLAGLLLLGLVYEQVSRRRDARRLHAGEMIDVGGHRLHLTDTGQGSPTVVLIHGAGDSSYSWIHIRKELSKFTRVITYDRAGMGSSDPGPVSTPEHNIKELKNLIDKIDAPGPYVLVGHSLGGLIARLYALNHPNQVAGLVFLDSTHEFLKDDVKFKQGFAIIGFMLKILRLLSPFGIPRFLGNILGIIPMYGNELSYYKQQLSAEEYMQWKGVVYSIFAGGVAGAEFKGAWAHLDIAANQLNNCMEKPQFGDLPIAVVNNPGFGVEWTEMQRELASRSTNHIHKISDRKGHSLQMPRPEYVIEAIHHVVEQVRKRNGRTLSESNQEQKI; from the coding sequence ATGTTCATTGGATTAGTAGTATTGGCAGGTTTACTTTTGTTAGGATTAGTATACGAACAAGTTTCAAGGCGCAGAGATGCAAGAAGACTCCATGCCGGTGAAATGATTGATGTTGGCGGCCATCGTCTTCATCTAACGGATACTGGTCAAGGTAGTCCCACGGTCGTCCTTATTCATGGCGCGGGTGATAGCTCTTATTCATGGATCCATATTCGTAAAGAATTATCTAAGTTTACTAGAGTTATTACTTATGATCGTGCGGGTATGGGCTCAAGTGATCCCGGTCCCGTGTCAACTCCCGAACATAACATCAAAGAACTTAAGAACCTGATAGATAAGATTGATGCCCCTGGACCATATGTGCTTGTGGGTCATTCTCTGGGAGGACTGATTGCCCGACTCTATGCATTAAACCATCCTAATCAGGTAGCTGGCTTAGTGTTTTTGGATTCGACGCATGAGTTTCTAAAGGATGATGTCAAGTTCAAGCAGGGCTTTGCCATTATCGGCTTTATGCTGAAGATACTAAGACTACTGTCTCCATTCGGTATTCCTCGATTCCTTGGTAATATTTTAGGCATTATTCCGATGTATGGTAATGAACTTTCATATTATAAACAACAGCTAAGTGCTGAAGAATATATGCAATGGAAAGGGGTGGTTTACAGTATCTTTGCCGGAGGGGTAGCTGGAGCGGAATTCAAAGGTGCATGGGCACACCTTGATATAGCGGCGAATCAATTAAATAACTGTATGGAAAAACCACAGTTTGGTGACCTTCCGATTGCTGTTGTAAACAACCCAGGATTTGGTGTCGAATGGACCGAGATGCAAAGAGAACTGGCCTCCCGGTCAACCAACCATATCCATAAGATTAGTGATCGTAAGGGACACAGTCTGCAAATGCCCCGTCCCGAATATGTTATTGAAGCAATCCATCACGTAGTAGAACAAGTACGGAAACGTAACGGCCGTACTCTATCCGAGTCAAATCAGGAACAAAAAATTTAA
- a CDS encoding copper ABC transporter permease: MMYVWKEFLEQTRGKGMWLDIGVLLLATIFLIAEARSFPADLGFEAMLLSVFDMNMYILPLFVMFLASFSVFQEKELKTSMILLTKRESTFTFLLKKSLSIQLVLTAVFIGAYFVLALFMKAFLAFHLASFLHFLLVITVFLLIFNQLGIFLGVVCNTKMQLVGANILTWFFVVFLFDLMFLYFLPAVTFDNLRFFSWVYFLDPIHTMRFYLETNLGLFSLTHMSRMMEKFVFMDMRVFLAINAVLWPGLLFGLSNLFRNGGTIDD, translated from the coding sequence ATGATGTACGTATGGAAAGAGTTTCTTGAACAAACAAGAGGGAAGGGAATGTGGTTAGACATTGGTGTGCTGCTCCTCGCAACGATATTCCTCATTGCAGAGGCTCGTTCTTTCCCTGCAGACCTTGGATTTGAAGCGATGTTATTATCAGTCTTTGACATGAATATGTATATTTTGCCCCTTTTCGTCATGTTCCTTGCCTCTTTTTCGGTTTTTCAAGAGAAGGAATTAAAGACATCGATGATCCTGCTGACAAAAAGGGAGTCCACTTTCACTTTTCTGCTGAAAAAATCACTATCCATCCAATTGGTGCTTACAGCAGTTTTCATCGGTGCCTATTTCGTTCTTGCGCTTTTCATGAAAGCATTCTTGGCGTTTCACTTGGCAAGTTTCCTACATTTCTTATTGGTCATTACCGTGTTCTTGCTCATCTTCAACCAGCTTGGAATCTTCCTTGGTGTAGTGTGCAATACGAAAATGCAATTGGTCGGGGCGAATATTCTTACATGGTTTTTCGTAGTCTTCCTATTCGACTTGATGTTCCTGTACTTCTTGCCTGCAGTTACGTTCGATAACTTACGGTTCTTTTCATGGGTTTACTTCTTGGATCCAATTCATACGATGAGGTTTTACCTCGAAACGAATCTTGGTCTCTTCTCTTTAACTCATATGTCAAGGATGATGGAGAAATTTGTTTTCATGGATATGCGAGTCTTCTTGGCAATCAATGCGGTGCTATGGCCGGGACTGCTTTTCGGGCTTTCAAACCTCTTCCGGAACGGAGGGACAATTGATGATTAA
- a CDS encoding peptide ABC transporter substrate-binding protein → MKTKFNFFLVLSLVMAVFLSGCGFSGSKSNDGEKVGEKSGKEKVVNLSLANDIPDLNQVLTTDGISFSVLNNVMEGLYRLDENNEPQPAMAKDVKVSDDKLTYTFQLRDGIKWSNGDPVTSFDFKYSWLRAMHPDTAGAYYNILSDYIVGGLEFYEGEADATAVAIETPDEKTLVVTLKAPTPFFLGLTAFVTYFPLNEKFINEVGEDKFALTADAILYNGPYVLTEYNQAQGVTLVKNKEYWDFDNVDVDKVTMKVIKEQSTALNLYEAGELDRVYLASSDVDSYKDSAEFGTETEFISWYLQFNFLEKPFDNVNIRKAFQLAYDAETLTKTVLNNGSAPAYGLVAAGVHGDGDKTFRELSGNHVKMDVAKAKEYLEKGIAEVGELPPLKILTADDTIAKDTAIFLQSEFKKNLGIDVQIDTKPYSGRLDAMRASEFQMGISRWGADYNDAMDILSLWIGEPLRGLRGNYYNEEYKKLIDNALVEPDEKKRLQMLIDAEKLMLVEDGTLGPLYFEGKAYLQKPNVKGVIIHPYGASIELKMIKVKE, encoded by the coding sequence ATGAAAACAAAGTTCAATTTTTTTCTTGTACTCTCTTTGGTAATGGCCGTCTTTTTGAGCGGTTGCGGCTTCAGTGGATCCAAGAGCAATGATGGTGAAAAAGTCGGCGAAAAAAGCGGGAAGGAAAAGGTCGTCAACTTGAGCCTTGCAAATGATATTCCTGACTTGAACCAAGTGTTGACAACGGACGGCATTTCATTCTCCGTGTTGAACAACGTCATGGAAGGGCTTTACCGTTTGGACGAAAACAATGAACCACAGCCTGCTATGGCAAAAGACGTTAAGGTTTCAGACGACAAATTGACGTATACATTCCAATTACGCGACGGTATCAAATGGAGCAATGGCGACCCCGTCACTTCATTTGACTTCAAGTACTCCTGGTTGCGGGCCATGCACCCCGATACAGCGGGCGCATATTACAATATTTTATCCGATTATATTGTAGGCGGACTGGAGTTTTATGAAGGTGAGGCTGATGCAACTGCAGTCGCGATTGAAACACCCGATGAGAAAACGCTCGTCGTTACCCTTAAAGCACCGACACCATTTTTCCTTGGGTTAACGGCTTTCGTCACATATTTCCCTCTGAATGAGAAATTCATCAACGAAGTCGGCGAAGACAAATTCGCATTGACTGCTGATGCTATTTTGTATAACGGTCCGTACGTATTGACCGAATACAATCAAGCGCAAGGTGTCACATTAGTGAAGAACAAAGAGTATTGGGATTTTGATAATGTAGACGTAGATAAGGTGACGATGAAAGTCATTAAAGAACAAAGCACTGCATTGAACCTATATGAAGCCGGAGAATTGGACCGCGTCTACTTGGCGTCCTCTGATGTAGACTCCTACAAGGACAGCGCAGAATTCGGCACAGAGACTGAATTCATCTCCTGGTATTTACAGTTCAACTTCCTGGAGAAGCCATTTGACAACGTCAATATCCGTAAAGCTTTCCAACTCGCGTATGACGCAGAGACATTGACAAAAACAGTCTTGAACAACGGATCCGCCCCTGCTTACGGATTAGTAGCTGCAGGTGTGCACGGTGACGGCGATAAGACATTCCGCGAGCTAAGCGGGAATCATGTCAAAATGGACGTTGCTAAGGCAAAAGAATACTTGGAAAAAGGAATTGCCGAAGTAGGCGAACTGCCGCCGCTTAAAATTTTGACAGCTGATGACACGATTGCGAAAGACACAGCGATCTTCCTTCAAAGTGAATTCAAAAAGAATCTTGGCATCGATGTACAAATCGATACGAAACCGTACAGCGGACGCCTTGATGCAATGAGAGCAAGCGAATTCCAAATGGGGATTTCCCGTTGGGGGGCTGACTATAACGATGCAATGGACATTTTAAGCCTTTGGATTGGCGAACCGCTTCGTGGCCTGCGAGGGAACTACTATAACGAAGAGTATAAGAAGTTGATCGACAATGCCCTTGTCGAACCGGATGAAAAGAAACGCCTTCAAATGTTGATTGATGCTGAGAAATTAATGCTTGTTGAAGACGGCACACTTGGTCCACTCTACTTCGAAGGAAAAGCATATTTACAAAAACCGAACGTCAAAGGCGTCATCATCCATCCATACGGCGCTTCGATTGAGTTGAAAATGATTAAAGTAAAAGAGTAA
- a CDS encoding FixH family protein has protein sequence MKRLSAALLAILLLLAGCGGSKIDIALDTAPDSVKGTTSDMIVKVTKGDEPIDDAKVSGSLEMAKMDHGSIDVEFESIGNGLYRGQVELPMGGDWIADVEVDAAGETATTILTFEVKER, from the coding sequence ATGAAAAGGTTGAGTGCCGCATTATTGGCTATTCTGTTGTTGCTTGCAGGATGCGGCGGGTCGAAAATCGATATTGCATTAGATACTGCGCCCGATTCGGTAAAGGGAACCACCTCAGATATGATTGTGAAGGTGACTAAAGGCGATGAGCCAATTGACGATGCAAAAGTTTCCGGCTCACTTGAAATGGCAAAGATGGATCATGGCAGCATTGACGTCGAATTTGAGTCAATCGGTAATGGCTTATATCGCGGGCAAGTGGAGTTGCCGATGGGCGGCGATTGGATTGCTGACGTTGAAGTCGACGCTGCCGGTGAAACCGCGACTACCATTTTGACATTCGAAGTTAAAGAGAGATGA
- a CDS encoding gamma-glutamyl-gamma-aminobutyrate hydrolase family protein yields the protein MKPTIGITSNIDSTAHMLQNTYIQAVIASGGIPFVIPTGVESDVEQITTLLDGLIISGGGDVNPLLFNEEPLPQLGNVTPERDSIELELLRHMLKLDKPILGICRGHQLLNVALGGTLYQDIISQNTNPILQHNQNAKREHQSHAVHIEKGTILESIAATDKILVNSFHHQALKDVPSPLIVSGKASDGIVEAIESTNHHFVVGVQWHPEALMQNADQFSMRLFGAYMKACTESMIAVK from the coding sequence TTGAAACCGACCATTGGCATCACTTCCAACATAGATTCAACTGCACACATGCTTCAAAACACGTACATCCAGGCGGTCATCGCAAGTGGTGGCATACCTTTTGTCATTCCAACCGGGGTGGAAAGCGACGTAGAGCAAATCACCACACTACTCGATGGATTAATCATTTCAGGTGGAGGCGATGTGAACCCTCTACTATTCAACGAAGAACCTTTGCCGCAGCTTGGAAACGTGACACCTGAAAGAGATTCAATTGAATTGGAGCTTTTGAGGCATATGCTCAAGCTGGATAAACCGATTCTTGGCATATGCAGAGGTCACCAGCTGCTGAATGTCGCTCTCGGAGGTACGCTTTACCAGGACATCATCTCGCAAAATACCAATCCGATATTGCAGCACAACCAAAACGCGAAGCGGGAACACCAATCACATGCTGTGCATATTGAAAAGGGCACGATTCTTGAGTCTATCGCCGCTACCGATAAAATCTTGGTGAATTCGTTCCATCACCAAGCACTGAAAGATGTCCCTTCTCCGCTAATCGTCTCCGGCAAAGCAAGCGACGGCATTGTTGAAGCGATCGAAAGTACGAATCACCATTTCGTCGTCGGCGTCCAATGGCATCCTGAGGCGTTGATGCAAAATGCTGATCAGTTTTCCATGCGCTTATTCGGAGCTTACATGAAGGCTTGTACTGAAAGTATGATTGCAGTTAAGTAG
- a CDS encoding ABC transporter permease gives MANNSVKEYDGRVDELIDMDFEENSFEVVGYQKDSQDVITRPQMSMFKESWIRLKKNKGAMLSLVILSILIVMAIIGPYLNEYSYEQTDYDNVYQKPSGEHWLGTDRFGRDQWTRIWEGTRISLYIAFLAATLDLIIGVMYGAVSALLGGRVDNVMQRIIEVLVGIPNLILIILLIMLMKPGIVTITIAMVITGWVNMARLVRSQVFKLKTQEFILASRALGATNGRLIKEHFIPNTLGLIIVNMMFTIPAAIFTEAFLSFIGLGLQEPLASLGVLINDGFQAMRNHFYLLLFPALVIVGLMVCFNLLADGLRDALDPKMKK, from the coding sequence ATGGCTAACAACAGCGTAAAAGAATATGATGGCCGAGTGGATGAGTTGATCGATATGGATTTCGAAGAAAATTCTTTTGAAGTCGTTGGCTACCAAAAAGATTCACAGGATGTCATCACTCGACCACAAATGAGCATGTTCAAGGAAAGTTGGATTCGTCTTAAGAAAAATAAAGGGGCGATGCTGAGCTTGGTCATCCTCTCTATTCTTATCGTTATGGCGATTATCGGTCCATATCTTAATGAATATTCTTATGAGCAAACCGATTACGATAATGTGTATCAGAAGCCAAGTGGCGAGCATTGGCTTGGGACGGACCGGTTTGGCCGGGACCAATGGACGCGGATTTGGGAAGGAACAAGAATATCCTTATATATAGCTTTTTTAGCGGCGACTCTTGATTTGATCATTGGTGTTATGTATGGTGCTGTTTCTGCTCTATTAGGCGGACGAGTGGATAATGTGATGCAACGAATTATTGAAGTGTTGGTCGGTATCCCGAATCTCATTTTAATCATCTTACTCATCATGTTGATGAAACCGGGAATTGTAACGATTACCATTGCGATGGTTATTACAGGTTGGGTTAATATGGCGAGGCTTGTCCGTTCCCAGGTATTTAAACTGAAGACGCAGGAATTCATTCTCGCCTCAAGGGCTTTGGGTGCAACGAACGGTAGGCTCATCAAAGAGCATTTCATTCCGAATACGCTTGGCCTCATCATTGTCAATATGATGTTCACGATACCTGCGGCAATTTTCACGGAAGCATTTTTAAGCTTCATTGGCCTTGGGTTACAGGAACCACTCGCCTCTTTGGGTGTATTAATAAATGACGGATTCCAGGCAATGAGAAACCATTTCTATCTATTGCTATTCCCAGCATTGGTCATTGTCGGACTTATGGTCTGCTTCAATCTATTGGCAGACGGTCTTCGAGATGCACTCGATCCGAAAATGAAAAAGTGA